The following proteins come from a genomic window of Candidatus Palauibacter polyketidifaciens:
- the tyrS gene encoding tyrosine--tRNA ligase has product MFLPVDEQIRRIRAGAESIVPEDELVAKLERSAREDRPLLIKQGFDPTRPDLHIGHGVSIHKLRTFQELGHRVVFVMGDFTARVGDPSGRDETRPMLSEEEIESNLATYEDQVFRILDPEATEIRKNSEWLAGLALADILRLTSQYTVARMLERDDFAARHREGRPISLVEFLYPMMQAYDSVALRADVELGGTDQRFNLLLGRTLQERAGQEPQVCLIMPLLRGTDGHRKMSKSYGNYVGIAMEARETFGRVMSIPDTLLDEWLVIVSSASGRALATRRAQAETDPLAAKRWLAGDLVARYHGTTAAEEAREAFDRLHRRREVPEDVPALSLSLGNRETLWIAHVLRDSGLAASSSEAGRLIRQGAVRVDGSVIREGDFRLGEGEYLVQRGKRTFARVALRP; this is encoded by the coding sequence ATGTTTCTCCCCGTAGACGAACAGATCCGCCGGATCCGGGCGGGGGCCGAGTCCATCGTCCCCGAAGACGAACTCGTGGCCAAGCTCGAGCGTTCGGCGCGAGAGGATCGGCCTCTCCTTATTAAACAGGGGTTCGATCCGACCCGGCCCGATCTCCACATCGGCCACGGTGTGTCGATCCACAAGCTGCGGACATTCCAGGAACTCGGCCACCGCGTGGTCTTCGTGATGGGCGACTTCACGGCCCGCGTGGGCGACCCGAGCGGCAGGGACGAGACGCGGCCGATGCTGTCCGAAGAAGAGATCGAGTCGAACCTGGCCACCTACGAGGACCAGGTGTTTCGCATCCTCGATCCGGAGGCGACCGAGATCCGGAAGAACAGCGAATGGCTCGCCGGCCTCGCGCTGGCGGACATCCTGCGGCTGACCTCGCAGTACACCGTTGCCCGCATGCTCGAGCGCGACGACTTCGCCGCGCGCCACCGGGAGGGGCGTCCCATCAGTCTCGTCGAATTCCTCTATCCGATGATGCAGGCGTACGATTCCGTCGCGTTGCGGGCCGACGTCGAACTCGGCGGCACCGATCAGCGGTTCAACCTCCTGCTGGGGAGAACGCTTCAGGAGCGCGCGGGCCAGGAGCCGCAGGTGTGCCTCATCATGCCGCTTCTGCGCGGGACCGACGGGCATAGGAAGATGTCCAAGAGCTACGGCAACTACGTTGGTATCGCGATGGAGGCGAGAGAGACGTTCGGGCGAGTGATGTCAATCCCGGACACGCTGCTCGACGAGTGGCTCGTGATCGTATCCAGCGCTTCCGGCAGGGCGCTCGCGACCCGCCGCGCTCAGGCGGAGACCGATCCGCTCGCTGCCAAGCGGTGGCTGGCCGGCGACCTCGTGGCCCGCTACCACGGCACGACGGCGGCCGAGGAGGCACGCGAAGCGTTCGACCGCCTGCACCGGCGCCGGGAGGTGCCGGAAGATGTCCCTGCCTTGTCGCTCTCGCTCGGGAATCGGGAGACGCTCTGGATCGCCCACGTCCTTCGAGATTCGGGGCTCGCGGCCTCCTCCTCGGAGGCGGGTCGCCTCATACGCCAGGGAGCGGTACGGGTGGACGGGAGCGTGATCCGGGAGGGCGACTTCCGCCTGGGAGAAGGCGAGTACCTCGTGCAGCGGGGCAAACGAACCTTCGCGCGGGTCGCCCTCCGGCCCTGA
- a CDS encoding PBP1A family penicillin-binding protein — translation MRRALVLAVLVGGGLGGGVAWRGWTHVCDECPSIAQIYAFEPREATKLFAADGSLLAELAIERRTPIRMEGLPRHVYNAFIAVEDKRFWGHAGVDLLRTTRAFFDFLMRGYGAAGGSSITQQLAGNMFESSVNRRDISIRRKLREMRVAIDLERAYSKWEILEAYLNQINFDGVFGVQAAAERYFGKTAAQLNLPEAALLAAIPRNPAGYNPIRRPERAVGRRNLVLQLMAAQGLVSVEDAEAAKAYPLELARGARIEQDAPYFVEWVRQRLYDRYGTDIYEKGFRVYTTLDPDLQAVADSALLAQLEWVDRHPAYSGVTFEEVRAWPPDSLYQVSRGGAEMPYVQGMFIALDAATGDVRAMVGGRDFGDSEFNRATQAIRQPGSVFKPFVFATAIAAGIPASEIIYDQPYYLENVGGDPYAPRNFDNDFKGPLTLRRALARSINIVAVKLGQRVGEESFAQMAERMGISSNVPRVPSAAIGSMDVRPIEIASAYSTFANLGVRVSPRSILRVESKDGRVLWESRVQRERVLEPDIAWIAQSMLRDAVDRGTGTLAVRSRYAIPFSVPVAGKTGTTNDATNTWFVGFTPDLVTTTWIGLDRPRRIYNGATGGGTAAPVGAAVLAHYYETREHPDPWERPPGLIERIVDETTGLLSTRWCPVEASYVEIYLEGTEPTETCDEHGPWSGHAPGRGDFARR, via the coding sequence GTGCGCCGGGCTCTGGTGCTCGCGGTTCTGGTCGGCGGCGGACTGGGGGGAGGCGTGGCGTGGCGCGGGTGGACGCACGTCTGCGACGAGTGTCCCTCCATCGCCCAGATCTACGCCTTCGAACCCAGGGAAGCGACGAAGCTCTTCGCGGCGGACGGATCGCTCCTCGCGGAACTCGCCATCGAACGGCGGACGCCCATCCGGATGGAGGGGCTTCCGCGCCATGTGTACAACGCCTTCATCGCCGTCGAGGACAAGCGTTTCTGGGGGCACGCGGGAGTGGATCTGCTGCGGACCACCCGGGCCTTCTTCGATTTCCTGATGAGGGGGTACGGGGCCGCGGGCGGCAGTTCGATCACACAGCAGCTCGCAGGCAACATGTTCGAGAGTTCCGTGAACCGGCGCGACATCAGCATCCGGAGGAAGCTGCGCGAGATGCGGGTCGCGATCGATCTCGAGCGCGCGTACAGCAAGTGGGAGATCCTCGAGGCCTACCTCAACCAGATCAATTTCGACGGGGTGTTCGGGGTCCAGGCCGCGGCGGAGCGCTACTTCGGAAAGACCGCTGCGCAGCTCAATCTGCCGGAGGCGGCGCTGCTCGCGGCGATCCCGCGGAATCCGGCGGGGTACAACCCGATCCGCCGCCCCGAGCGGGCCGTCGGACGGCGCAATCTCGTCCTTCAACTGATGGCCGCGCAGGGACTCGTGAGCGTCGAGGACGCCGAGGCGGCGAAGGCGTATCCTCTGGAACTCGCGCGGGGAGCCCGCATCGAGCAGGACGCGCCCTACTTCGTGGAATGGGTGCGGCAGCGGCTCTACGATCGATACGGCACCGACATCTACGAGAAGGGGTTCCGCGTCTACACGACGCTCGACCCGGATCTCCAGGCGGTCGCGGATTCCGCGCTTCTCGCCCAGCTGGAGTGGGTGGACCGCCACCCGGCCTATTCCGGCGTCACCTTCGAGGAGGTGCGGGCGTGGCCGCCCGACAGCCTGTATCAGGTGAGCCGCGGAGGCGCGGAGATGCCGTACGTGCAGGGGATGTTCATCGCGCTGGATGCGGCGACCGGCGACGTGCGGGCGATGGTGGGCGGGCGCGATTTCGGCGACTCCGAGTTCAACCGCGCGACCCAGGCCATCCGGCAGCCGGGTTCCGTGTTCAAGCCGTTCGTCTTCGCGACGGCGATCGCGGCCGGCATCCCGGCATCGGAGATCATCTACGACCAGCCGTACTACCTCGAGAATGTCGGCGGCGATCCCTACGCACCCCGCAACTTCGACAACGACTTCAAGGGCCCGCTGACGCTGCGGCGGGCGCTGGCCCGGTCGATCAACATCGTGGCGGTCAAGCTGGGTCAGCGCGTCGGCGAGGAGTCGTTCGCGCAGATGGCCGAGCGCATGGGCATCTCATCGAATGTCCCGCGGGTGCCGTCGGCCGCGATCGGCTCGATGGACGTTCGTCCGATCGAGATCGCCAGCGCCTACAGCACCTTCGCGAATCTCGGCGTCCGGGTCTCTCCCCGGTCGATTCTCCGCGTGGAGAGCAAGGACGGCCGCGTGCTCTGGGAGAGCCGGGTCCAGCGTGAGCGGGTACTGGAGCCGGACATCGCCTGGATCGCCCAGTCCATGCTGCGTGATGCGGTGGACCGGGGGACCGGGACGCTGGCGGTGAGGTCTCGCTATGCAATTCCCTTCTCCGTTCCGGTGGCGGGCAAGACGGGAACGACGAACGATGCGACCAACACCTGGTTCGTCGGATTCACGCCGGACCTCGTGACGACGACGTGGATCGGGCTCGACCGGCCGCGCCGCATCTACAACGGCGCCACGGGCGGAGGCACTGCGGCGCCGGTCGGAGCCGCAGTGCTCGCACACTACTACGAGACGCGCGAACACCCCGACCCGTGGGAACGGCCGCCCGGCCTCATCGAGCGGATCGTGGACGAGACCACGGGGTTGCTGTCCACGCGCTGGTGCCCGGTGGAAGCCAGTTATGTCGAGATCTACCTCGAGGGGACGGAACCGACCGAGACGTGCGACGAGCACGGTCCGTGGAGCGGGCACGCCCCCGGCCGGGGAGACTTCGCGCGACGCTAG
- a CDS encoding thymidine phosphorylase codes for MLPTRLIERKRDGGRLSSAELAAFLRAYLEGDVAEYQMSAFLMAAFIRGLDPTELSVLLREILDSGERLRFEDDGPPAVDKHSTGGVGDKVSLVLAPLLAEAGLRVPMMSGRGLGHTGGTLDKLEAIPGFDVSVDLGRFRAILDEVGCAMIGQTKEIAPLDGRLYALRDVTGTVPSPPLIAASIISKKVAEGIGALVLDVKCGRGAFMTDREQARGLARTMVDLAAAEGVRTSALLTAMNAPLGRTVGNALEVREAMETLRGGGPADLRDVTLALSAELLVSVGRAPDAERAAAELGAILDGGAALERFVRLIEIQGGDPRVADDPGRLPTAPIREPFRSPGSGWLDIHARRVGVASVELGAGRRRVEDAVDPRVGFEFHRHAGDRVSEGEPLVTVHAAGAAGAATAAHRLRDAIRVSPEPAAQQPLILERIA; via the coding sequence ATGCTCCCCACCCGGCTCATCGAGAGAAAGCGGGACGGCGGGCGGCTCTCGTCCGCCGAACTCGCGGCCTTCCTGCGCGCATATCTTGAGGGAGACGTCGCCGAGTATCAGATGTCCGCCTTCCTCATGGCCGCCTTCATCCGCGGGCTGGATCCCACCGAGCTTTCCGTGCTCCTGCGGGAGATCCTCGACTCCGGGGAGCGGCTGCGGTTCGAGGACGACGGTCCGCCGGCAGTCGACAAGCACTCCACCGGCGGCGTCGGCGACAAGGTCTCGCTCGTCCTGGCGCCTCTCCTGGCCGAGGCCGGACTTCGCGTCCCCATGATGTCGGGTCGCGGTCTCGGGCATACCGGAGGGACGCTGGACAAGCTCGAGGCGATCCCCGGCTTCGACGTGTCCGTGGATCTGGGACGGTTCCGGGCCATTCTCGACGAGGTCGGGTGCGCGATGATCGGCCAGACGAAGGAGATCGCGCCGCTCGACGGACGTCTCTACGCCCTCCGGGACGTGACGGGGACCGTGCCCTCCCCGCCCCTGATCGCGGCCTCGATCATTTCCAAGAAGGTGGCGGAAGGGATCGGGGCGCTCGTGCTCGACGTAAAGTGCGGGCGTGGCGCCTTCATGACCGACCGCGAGCAGGCGCGTGGGTTGGCGCGGACCATGGTCGACCTCGCGGCCGCCGAGGGGGTACGGACGAGCGCGCTCCTCACCGCAATGAACGCCCCCCTGGGTCGCACCGTCGGCAACGCGCTGGAGGTGCGCGAGGCGATGGAGACGTTGAGAGGCGGAGGTCCCGCGGATCTGCGCGACGTCACTCTCGCGCTGAGCGCCGAGTTGCTCGTCTCCGTCGGTCGCGCCCCCGACGCCGAACGGGCTGCGGCGGAACTCGGCGCGATCCTGGATGGCGGGGCCGCGCTCGAGCGCTTCGTGCGGCTCATCGAGATTCAGGGAGGGGATCCGAGGGTAGCCGACGACCCCGGGCGCCTCCCCACGGCTCCGATCCGCGAACCCTTCCGATCCCCCGGCTCCGGCTGGCTCGACATCCACGCTCGCAGGGTCGGCGTCGCTTCGGTGGAGCTCGGAGCCGGTCGCCGGCGCGTCGAGGATGCGGTCGATCCGAGGGTGGGGTTCGAGTTTCACCGCCACGCCGGCGACAGAGTTTCCGAAGGCGAGCCTCTCGTCACCGTACACGCGGCGGGCGCGGCGGGCGCCGCGACGGCCGCCCACCGCCTCAGGGACGCGATCCGGGTCTCTCCAGAACCGGCCGCGCAGCAACCGCTGATCCTGGAGCGGATCGCCTGA
- the ruvX gene encoding Holliday junction resolvase RuvX, which translates to MPRGRLMALDYGRRRIGVAVTDPTRTIAAPHGVVERSNRRAPGTAIPGGLTELVAEMDPSAILVGIPFSMDGTAGEMAEEARAFARALEDATGVRTIEWDERLSTARAEREILSMDPPRGRRRRKGRTDEMAAALMLAAYLRSAPAGASVPRGS; encoded by the coding sequence ATGCCCCGCGGTCGTTTGATGGCGCTCGACTACGGCCGGCGTCGCATCGGGGTGGCCGTCACGGATCCGACACGGACGATCGCGGCGCCCCACGGCGTGGTGGAGAGGTCCAACCGACGGGCTCCGGGAACCGCGATCCCGGGTGGGTTGACCGAACTCGTGGCGGAAATGGATCCGTCCGCCATCCTCGTGGGTATTCCGTTCTCGATGGATGGAACCGCGGGCGAGATGGCTGAAGAGGCGCGGGCCTTCGCCCGGGCTTTGGAGGATGCGACGGGAGTACGAACGATCGAGTGGGATGAGCGGCTGTCGACCGCCCGGGCGGAACGGGAGATCCTCAGCATGGATCCGCCTCGAGGCCGACGGCGGCGGAAGGGCCGGACGGACGAAATGGCCGCGGCACTGATGCTCGCCGCTTACCTGCGCAGCGCCCCTGCCGGTGCCAGCGTCCCCCGCGGCTCATGA
- the mltG gene encoding endolytic transglycosylase MltG produces the protein MGIRLLLAALGAMAPVAYGFFSVEFRGRGVPDGSVVEVLVPDGAASLEVAGVLRSQELIFHPRIFDAYVRLKGQGRQLKAGRYEIPRGASYTYLLEVLRTGAVATTPLTIPEGLRVPQVAERLAEYVGDSTATVFAYLTNPKRVGELGVPGPTLEGYLFPETYRFADGVGLPVIVQAIVGRYRAFWGAEERAQAAVLGLDEREIVTLASIVEKEVRWDDERSVVAGVYWNRLQRDMLLQADPTVQYALGEPRARLLYRDIDSVADHPYNTYTQQGLPPGPIASPGAASLHAALRPADHEYIFFVARNDGSHEFTRTLREHNNAINRIRLDREPAER, from the coding sequence ATGGGTATTCGCCTGTTGCTCGCGGCTCTCGGCGCCATGGCGCCCGTGGCATACGGGTTCTTCTCCGTCGAGTTCCGGGGCCGCGGCGTTCCCGATGGGTCGGTGGTCGAGGTTCTCGTCCCGGATGGCGCCGCGTCGCTCGAGGTCGCCGGCGTGCTCCGGTCGCAGGAGCTGATCTTCCATCCCCGCATCTTCGACGCGTACGTGCGCCTCAAGGGTCAGGGGCGGCAGCTGAAGGCTGGCCGGTACGAGATTCCGCGCGGCGCCTCGTACACCTACCTGCTCGAGGTGCTCCGAACCGGAGCCGTCGCTACGACGCCACTCACGATCCCGGAGGGTCTTCGGGTCCCGCAGGTCGCGGAACGCCTGGCCGAGTACGTCGGCGATTCGACCGCGACCGTCTTCGCCTACCTGACGAACCCGAAGCGGGTCGGAGAGCTGGGCGTGCCGGGCCCCACACTGGAAGGGTATCTGTTCCCGGAGACGTATCGATTCGCCGATGGTGTCGGACTCCCGGTCATCGTCCAGGCGATCGTCGGACGGTACAGGGCTTTCTGGGGGGCCGAGGAGCGCGCTCAAGCTGCCGTGCTCGGCCTCGATGAACGAGAGATCGTGACGCTCGCGAGCATTGTCGAGAAGGAAGTCCGGTGGGACGACGAGCGTTCGGTGGTCGCGGGGGTCTACTGGAACCGCCTTCAGCGCGACATGCTGCTGCAGGCGGATCCCACGGTGCAGTACGCCCTCGGCGAGCCGCGCGCGCGCCTGCTCTACCGCGACATCGACTCCGTCGCCGATCACCCCTACAACACCTACACGCAGCAGGGACTGCCGCCCGGGCCCATCGCTTCGCCGGGCGCGGCCTCGCTGCACGCTGCCCTCCGGCCCGCCGACCACGAGTACATCTTCTTTGTGGCACGAAACGACGGCTCGCACGAATTCACCCGGACTCTGCGCGAGCACAACAACGCTATAAACCGGATACGCCTCGACCGCGAGCCGGCGGAACGGTAG
- the thiE gene encoding thiamine phosphate synthase, with translation MPGSPTSDGWPLMVITHPRPACGQPLERVVAECVHAGAPAIQLRDKTADSRALATTAARLRAITESAGSALIMNDRLDVALATGADGVHLGPDDLTVPAARDIAPPDFIIGYSTDDPEEARRAAAAGADYLGVGAVFGTRSKPGLANEAIGPDRVRLVREASGLPCLGIGGITLQNAPEVLEIDAGIAVLSTVMSASDPGAVVRRLLRIARGGGGCRR, from the coding sequence ATGCCCGGCTCGCCCACGTCGGATGGCTGGCCTCTGATGGTGATCACGCACCCGCGGCCCGCCTGCGGCCAGCCGCTCGAGCGGGTCGTGGCCGAATGCGTGCACGCCGGGGCGCCGGCGATCCAACTCCGGGACAAGACCGCGGACAGCCGGGCGCTCGCCACGACCGCCGCGAGGCTCCGCGCGATCACGGAGTCCGCGGGCTCCGCCCTGATCATGAACGATCGTCTCGATGTCGCGCTCGCCACCGGCGCGGACGGCGTCCATCTCGGTCCCGACGATCTCACCGTACCGGCGGCCCGTGACATCGCGCCGCCGGACTTCATCATCGGCTATTCCACCGATGATCCCGAGGAGGCTCGTCGCGCCGCGGCTGCAGGGGCGGATTATCTGGGCGTCGGAGCCGTATTCGGCACGCGCTCCAAGCCCGGCCTCGCCAACGAAGCCATCGGCCCCGACCGAGTCCGGCTCGTCCGGGAGGCCAGCGGTCTCCCCTGTCTCGGAATCGGGGGCATCACGCTGCAAAACGCCCCCGAGGTACTCGAGATCGACGCCGGTATCGCGGTTCTCTCCACGGTGATGTCCGCATCGGACCCGGGTGCCGTCGTACGGAGGTTGCTGCGTATCGCCCGGGGAGGAGGAGGGTGTCGCCGGTAG
- a CDS encoding F0F1 ATP synthase subunit epsilon produces the protein MTATASADRRLNVTVISPSAAAFSGVATSIIAPAHDGELGILYGHAPMVVLLGEGLLRIRTDDGPRRFRVARGFLQVLDNTVAVLAEEVEPAAEN, from the coding sequence ATGACGGCGACGGCGTCCGCCGACCGGCGACTCAACGTCACGGTGATCTCACCGTCGGCCGCCGCCTTCTCCGGCGTCGCAACGTCGATCATCGCCCCCGCGCACGACGGCGAATTGGGAATTCTCTACGGCCACGCGCCCATGGTCGTCCTGCTGGGCGAGGGCCTGCTTCGCATCCGTACGGACGACGGCCCGCGCCGTTTCCGCGTTGCCCGGGGCTTCCTGCAGGTCCTCGACAACACGGTCGCCGTCCTCGCCGAAGAGGTCGAGCCGGCCGCGGAGAACTGA
- the atpD gene encoding F0F1 ATP synthase subunit beta → MSEGSTERGTGKVVQVIGPTIDAEFEPEHLPEIYNALSVSWEDDDGTVHDLVCEVAQHIGRNQVRAVAMDATDGVTRGMEVVDTGHPISAPVGEASLGRILNVLGEPVDELGPVDATERWPIHRKSPTLQNLEPKTEIFVTGIKVVDLIAPYVKGGKTGLFGGAGVGKTVIIMELINNIAQEHGGRSVFCGVGERTREGNDLWLEMKESGVIDSTALIYGQMNEPPGARLRVGLTGLTVAEYFREVEGLDVLLFIDNIFRFSQAGSEVSALLGRMPSAVGYQPTLATEMGNLQERITSTTRGSITSVQAIYVPADDLTDPAPAAAFTHLDSQTVLSRQIAELGIYPAVDPLDSSSRILSEQFLGERHYRVATAVQRTLQRYKDLQDIIAILGMDELSEEDKVIVNRARRIQKFLSQPFHVAEQFTGIPGRYVPLETTIESFERVVEGEFDHLPEQAFYMVGGIEEAIEQAKKLEAEAA, encoded by the coding sequence ATGTCTGAAGGATCGACCGAACGAGGCACCGGCAAGGTCGTGCAGGTCATCGGACCCACGATCGATGCGGAGTTCGAGCCCGAGCATTTGCCGGAGATCTACAACGCGCTCTCCGTGTCCTGGGAGGACGATGACGGGACCGTGCACGATCTCGTGTGCGAGGTGGCGCAGCACATCGGACGCAACCAGGTGCGCGCCGTCGCGATGGACGCGACGGACGGCGTGACGCGCGGGATGGAAGTCGTCGACACGGGACATCCCATCTCGGCGCCCGTCGGCGAGGCCTCGCTGGGCCGCATCCTCAATGTCCTCGGCGAGCCCGTGGACGAGCTGGGTCCGGTCGATGCGACGGAGCGATGGCCGATCCACCGCAAGTCGCCCACGCTGCAGAACCTCGAGCCGAAGACGGAGATCTTCGTCACCGGGATCAAGGTCGTGGATCTCATCGCCCCCTACGTGAAGGGCGGCAAGACGGGACTCTTCGGCGGCGCCGGTGTGGGCAAGACCGTCATCATCATGGAGCTCATCAACAACATCGCGCAGGAGCACGGTGGCCGCTCCGTCTTCTGCGGCGTCGGCGAGCGCACCCGGGAGGGGAACGACCTCTGGCTCGAGATGAAGGAATCGGGCGTCATCGACTCGACCGCGCTCATCTACGGGCAGATGAACGAGCCGCCGGGCGCGCGCCTGCGCGTGGGACTCACCGGCCTCACGGTGGCGGAGTACTTCCGCGAAGTGGAAGGGCTCGACGTCCTCCTCTTCATCGACAACATCTTCCGCTTCAGCCAGGCCGGGTCCGAGGTGTCCGCACTGCTCGGCCGCATGCCGAGCGCGGTGGGCTACCAGCCGACGCTCGCCACGGAGATGGGCAACCTCCAGGAGCGCATCACGTCGACCACGCGGGGCTCGATCACCTCGGTGCAGGCGATTTACGTGCCGGCGGACGACCTCACGGACCCGGCGCCGGCCGCGGCCTTCACGCACCTCGACTCCCAGACCGTCCTTTCGCGCCAGATCGCCGAACTCGGCATCTACCCGGCCGTGGACCCGCTCGACTCCAGCAGCCGCATCCTCAGCGAGCAGTTCCTGGGCGAGCGGCACTATCGCGTGGCGACCGCCGTGCAGCGCACGCTGCAGCGCTACAAGGATCTGCAGGACATCATCGCGATCCTGGGGATGGACGAACTCTCCGAGGAGGACAAGGTCATCGTGAACCGGGCCCGGCGGATCCAGAAGTTCCTGTCGCAGCCCTTCCACGTGGCCGAGCAGTTCACCGGCATCCCGGGTCGCTACGTTCCGCTGGAGACGACGATCGAGTCGTTCGAGCGGGTCGTCGAGGGCGAGTTCGACCACCTGCCGGAACAGGCTTTCTACATGGTCGGCGGGATCGAGGAAGCGATCGAGCAGGCGAAGAAGCTGGAGGCGGAGGCCGCATGA
- the atpG gene encoding ATP synthase F1 subunit gamma produces the protein MSKSRDIYRRMKSVDSTKKITRTMEMVATAKLAQAQGRVIRARPYSAELMDMIARLATPDLAESRPLLRQPARIERAAVVLVTSNRGLCGAFNANLIRTAQAQLAELEEAGARVEFHVYGNKGISYFRFRGVEMAHTRNDLGDPPTTDDARALIDDLAARFVAGELDAVRLVFAEFRNMVSTPPSVRQVLPVGVGEARKGPQPFYILDPSEEAILDHLLPLYVTNSTYSALLETAAAEQAARRTAMKSATDNANDFLDNLRRTYNRARQAEITNQIAEIIGGADALDG, from the coding sequence ATGAGCAAGTCGAGGGACATCTATCGGCGGATGAAATCCGTCGACAGCACGAAGAAGATCACGCGCACCATGGAGATGGTCGCGACCGCCAAGCTTGCGCAGGCGCAGGGGCGGGTGATTCGCGCACGTCCCTATTCGGCCGAACTGATGGACATGATCGCCCGGCTCGCCACGCCGGATCTGGCGGAGTCCCGGCCGCTTCTGCGCCAGCCCGCGCGCATCGAACGCGCCGCGGTGGTGCTCGTGACGAGCAATCGCGGGCTGTGCGGCGCCTTCAACGCGAATCTCATTCGCACCGCGCAGGCGCAGCTCGCCGAGCTGGAGGAAGCGGGAGCCCGGGTCGAGTTCCACGTCTACGGGAACAAGGGGATCTCGTACTTCCGGTTCCGCGGCGTCGAGATGGCGCACACGCGCAACGACCTGGGGGATCCTCCGACGACGGATGACGCCCGCGCGCTCATCGACGACCTGGCCGCCCGCTTCGTGGCCGGCGAGCTGGACGCCGTGCGGCTCGTCTTCGCGGAGTTCCGGAACATGGTGAGCACGCCCCCTTCGGTCCGGCAGGTGCTCCCGGTCGGCGTAGGGGAAGCGCGCAAGGGCCCGCAGCCCTTTTACATCCTGGACCCGTCGGAGGAGGCAATCCTCGACCACCTCCTGCCGCTCTATGTGACGAACTCGACATACAGCGCGCTCCTGGAGACGGCGGCGGCGGAGCAGGCGGCCCGCCGGACGGCGATGAAATCGGCGACGGACAACGCCAACGACTTCCTCGACAACCTGCGGCGGACGTACAACCGCGCCCGCCAAGCCGAGATCACGAATCAGATCGCGGAGATCATCGGCGGCGCGGACGCGTTGGACGGGTAA